The genomic DNA CAATGAAATGCATgggcaaacaattaaaaattctGATGTCACGTAGCTTTAAAGTctgctgtcaaaaaaaaaacgtagcaTTAAGTCTGCATTGCCCATGTTCTGTCAAGACTGTTTCAGTAGTTTCTCTAGATAATCTGATTTCATCTTCtatgaaaaaaatgtgaaaccATAGAAATACTTACCGCCTGGGATACACATTAGCCTCTGCCCGGTCAGCCAAGGCGACGAGAAACTGTGCTACCTCCCCTCCACGACGTCCGGAGCCATAGTATCCTCCTGGCAAAGATGTAACACCCCAGTAAGATCCAATGAAAAGGACACCAATTTTGAATAAAGGAAAAGTAACAGCATATCGATTACAGACCTATTATAAGAACATCAAGGTCAGAACCAGCCCGGATATATTCAGGCTTCAACTTCAACCACTTGCCACTACGATCTCCAGGTTCCCATTTTGATTCCAGGTCTTTAAGCACAATTCCTTCATCTctgaagacaaagaagaaactgGATTATAAACTAAAACACACATCTGCGAAGAAAATCATATTAACGTCTCTGTACTAGAATTAAGCAAGCATCACTGTTCATATACGGCCAAGAAGGTACCATCCAAAAGTTCTGCACCACTCATGAATAGTAGAGAGAGAAATTTTGGCTGGATTTAGAATAAGAATAATAAACCTGTTTTCAACTGTTTCTTTGAAAAATCTCTCAACATCAGCAGCAGCATGAACAACAATAGACCAACTAGGTTCCCctgcaacaaaaaaatgattgttcACATATCCATTTTAAACGGCTTAATGGTACCAGACGAAAATTAAATAGTTGTATGAAAGATTTAACAGACTCATAATGGTGCACGAGTCTAAAAACATAGTACACtcttcaagaaaaacaaaaaaaatcatcattgatTTAACTCTGTCACACTTGTCAACATTATTGAGTCTAGTAGAATCTTAGTAGTCCTTACCTGAAGGGCGGTGAACATTGAGACCACCTTCAGGTACTAAAACTTCTAGACGACCTTTTAAAGGCCTGACCACTTTTTTCAGCAGTTCATGCCGTTCCTTCAAACTCTGGTGGATGACGCTAGTATCGCCAACATAAAGAACATCAAAGGCAACATCTAGTACAAGGTCAAGGAAAATAATCTCTAAAGTCGTTTTGTCAGGACATTCTGAAGTCGGGGCATTAACTTCTCCTAGTAAGGATACAACACAACTGCATTAATAGATAAATAGCACATCAGAGTTTATAGTCGGATCCTCAAACAGTTTCACTCGCAACataaagcaaagaacaaaagtaAACAAGTGGGATTTCGCATATGAACCTGTCTATGGCTGTCAAGACCTTCCCTTGCTGCCTTGGCTGTGAAAAAGAGTAATATAAGGATCAAATCTACTGCAAGCAAGACTAAGCTTTTCAACATAAGGATATCGATTAGACTCCAATACCTATTTCCTGATTTGAACCAAACTCAGCAAACCGATTCAGAGATGTATCCCAGACCAACATTTCCCCATCAAGGATGCACCTAATTGGCAATAAGTAGTAAATAAAAGATCGTATATCTCACAATTTCAAGCTTGTAAAAACCTCCCAGAGCCTAAATAAACAGCAACTGTATTCTTACTTGTCCACCAATATATTTTGTACAATAAGATCCGACATGGCATGCACGTATTCAGAATGGTCAAGGAAGTTCCTGCACAAAGTAAAGTGCAAATTCCCTATCTGTCAAAACACTAAGAGACCGGTAGAGAACTTGAAACAACTACAACAGTTGACCAAAAAAGGCTTTCGGACACTAAGTCACAAAATAGTCATGAACTATGCCATATGCAAATAAGATCTTTTATCAAAACATTTATAGCAGGGTAGACGAAAGAGATGTGGAATCACCTAGAGTAATAGTGTATCTCAGTCCCatttttgtgtatttgtatGCGATCCCCATCAAATTTGCATTCAGCAATTACATCTTTCCCATGTAGCTATGTCaaggaaaaaagaaactcatgcattagttaaagaaataaatcaCCAATACAACGACattaacaaacaatatatatacatacagcACAGAGATATAGAGTAAGTTGACAATAGATTTGATGGAATTTACCTTCTTCCAAGCAGCATTTACATCACTGATACGCATAGCTAACTGAGGCCGTACGGCTTTTCCTACCTCTATATCCTACAACGTAACAAAGAAACAAGCCACCACGTGAGAGAAAGTCATCGCATTGAGCGCCATGAgtgagaaatttaacataatcaAAGAATAAGCAGCAGATACATTAGGAAAGACATATACTTTGGCAAGAGttgaaataaaacaatatacaaGTAATCACAACAATCATAAAACTGAGAGACTATTATAAAAACCTGGCGCTTATGCCGTTGGTGTCGATCCCTCAACTTTTCACAAACTAGTTTCAAGTCACACGTAACATTAAACAAGTCCTCAGCATCTGGATGGAACTCATGAAATATACTCCTCTCGCTCATTCCCAGTTTCAAATCTGTAAAAGCATAATCAAAATTTCTAATTGATGATtctcaataaaaaaagatggaaactttATCTGAACAAAGCTGAAAAGTTCCAACCTTTTAAAATTATCCTAATGACCCACTTCATCTCCTGAGCATTTGTCTTCTGAATCAGAGTAGAAAGAACAGAAGTCTTCTCCCCTCTGTGTTTGCATAgattccaaaaccaaaacaagataCAGAGATTATAAATGGAAACAACTGATTCTATCTATATGAAGTGTAAGTAAGGATTCAGAGAAAGCACCTGTTCTCACTAGTAGCCAAACGATCAAGCAAATCATTCAATTCCTTAATAGTCAAACCACCTGAAGCCATACCTTGTCTACGTTGCAAAACCTAATCATCACATCAAAATgttcaaaaaccctaaaatccccaaaaaaaacccagaaaactcAAAGAACTCATCATTCCTAAACCTCAGCAGCAATTAAAGAAAAGTTTCCAGCATTGGCACCAGCTTTAGCGGTTCCTCCTTTACGCCAATTGAGAAGACGAACAGCGTCAGGAGCGTCACGAGAGATACCAAGCGCGTCGATCAGACACGTGGCGAGCACTGACTCCTTGAGACCGTAGCTACCTCGTTCCCTATCAAGCGACGGGATGATGAGTCGTACTGCGACGAAGTAGTCTGAGGGTTTGCAGTAAGTGTCGAGAAACTTGCGGAACTTGGAGCGTTTCTGAGATGAGGTTTTGCTTTTTTGGATCCAGTTGAAGAGAGATACTAGTACGCTGAATTTGATCGATTCCGTCATCTTACTTCGCCGGGGATTTTTGGGTTTCTGATGAGATAACGGGTTGATTAGGGGAGAAAGATGGTCGGAGAATCAGTGAGCAGCGTCGTGAATTGCTTGTCGGAGAAGAAAGTCGCGTTTTGGAAAAAGTCACACGGCCGGTTGGGTTGCCCCGGTTCTGTAATATTGACAGGGACTGTCGTCTTCTTTGTTCTCTCCCAGTAGGAGACTGTTTACTCTGAAGTCTGAATTGCAAATTTGCCCTAAATCTTTATTAATTGATCAATTCAGCCCATTCTGTACTTTTACTATCCCACTTTATAGGAACcatgtaattttgatttttgctcTATAATATACTACActatttgattttgttacaGCCTTATAGGTGAGATTGATACCAGGAAGTGGACTTTTATGGTATAATAAGTTGTAATAGTGGTGGTtgacaaaacaattttttttttttgactagtGTATTGACGATGGGACTCTGCtctaaatttctttttgtttcatggGCTACAATTTGCTGTGTTAGCATGACAATTATGATTTATCATATCATtaagttacaaacttacaacaaGTTCCCAACACAATTTGAACATGAGGATTACATTGGCTTTAAGAGATGTAAAATCTATATAAGTGAAAAGCATGAGATCCacagtttttgaaatcaataagCAAACAGTTTCTAACCCAAATATTTATACAAGGTTGAATTAGCCTCTTTGCCATCTGTCTCAATCCATGTTTCAGAATGTTGATCCGTTAAAACCAAAGAAGGGTCGCTGCAAAAGAAAGACACATCCAAGAATCTAGTTATAAGACAATCTTTTACATTCAGAACACTGTGCTTTCACCTAAGATCGTAGGTTTAATCGAAATCAAGATTATATGATATACTCTTGAActtagatcatcatcatcatcttaagCAAGTGACATGCTTTTAACTTGACGCAAAAATGAGACTTACCGGGGAATCGTAGAATTTGATATAAAAGCGGGAGCTATCTATAGAGAGCTTAATTTGGAGAATCTCAGATATTGTCTCGCTAAGCTTCCCGTTAACACCTGGTCCTAATCCCCCAATAGATATCAATTCTCCATATGCAGCGGGTTCCTCCGTACCAGCAAACGCAATGGGCACTCCACTATTAAGCAGTATCATCACatactgaaaacaaaaacacagacGTTGTATTAGTAATGAACAGCCAAAAAAGACTTGCAATTCACAGAGGACTTTTATCAAACAGTTCGTGTGCATATATCAACAACATCATGAATCCaatcaaaaactgaaaatttccATTCTACTCTGATTTCAGATGATCAAAACTCTAAAAAGGAATGAAAGAATGTTGAATCGATTCATGAATATCGCATAGAGATGGCGGAAACAGAGGAGGAGTAGAGTTTTATATACGGATTCAGGTTTGCCGATGATCTTAGCGACGGCCTTAGTAGCGTCCTTGAGAATGTCGGAGCAAGTGACGGCGTCGACTGGTATGTTTGTAAAGAGATTCAAAGTGGGcatctttggttctttctcttctccttcttccgaCAAATCAAAACCAGTGGCTTTCAGATATGGAAGTTGAGATAACGGTAAGAGAGCATAAAATGGTAAcgagttttcaattttttattaaaccaaaACTATACCAACCGATGTCTAAAGTAATCATACCGGAATCTCATGGGCCTCTAATTCGGCCCACCAATACGTTATTTtgtgtaaatactaaatatgtCGAAAAGGAACCATCGAagattgacaaaaacaaaaagtacagttaagtttttttctttctctcttagaATTTGGAGGGGGACcaatagagttgtgtctttcctaatgtcgatttttttttttttggaatcagCATGAAGAGAATCATGCAATGGCATAGCATAACTCTTTCAACTTTTGCCTTTCCATGCTTATGATAagcttttaacctttttttacACTATGGATCCAAGGAAGGGAGTAATTGACAAAAGAATAAGTAACTACACTGATATTTTCAgtaaatttcttaaaacttgAGTAGCAAATtcctttattatattatatgatgatttgtttgatttgtatctTTGTTTCATATTTCATGTGTGTTGCAACCTAAGACATTAATTAGTCCTTATTATACATTCCCTATTAtaatttttctgcatatatacTAAAATATGTCTCTTGTTACTTTTAGATTTTGAGTACTAAATTTCTGTCCAACTCTGATATTTCGGACTGTCTATATTCTATCTAGTTAGTTAGATGTCAGTTTGTCTGTTTTCCTTCTTTGGATCCCAAAAGGTTTCAAAAGTTTATCATGAGCATGGAGGGCAGGATATGTGAAAGAAAGAGTAAGGCTATTGCATTATTACCCATGctggttaaaaaatatatataaagaattccAAATTTAGGGTAAGACATAGTTTTAATGGTCCCCCTCCAATGtgcaagagaagaaagagttcaCTTGTTGTTTGTAACCATTTGGGTTACTCTTGAGCCATAAGCCAATTTGATAGAAATTTCTATGTTCACATTTCCAGATCTCCCTAGTCTCATgcatatttttggatttttcttagCATTATAAGTGTTTTCATTTTAGTTTGATGTTACAATTTATCGATTTAGTTACTTTTCAATTCTTAttactacagtaaaacctctataaattaataaacactataattaataaattttgctggtctcGAGTCGGGccaatataaaaattaacaaaattcgataagataatatttttttttgaaatctccatgcAAAAAATAGTCTCAATAATAtcgtaaattaataatgatgtaaatttacatacatatgttgatctaataatatatgttttttaaaaataaattttctcctgaagctcatatatataaaataattgatatgtTGTATTTCCAAACTttgatgatataaaatattatttaacatgacataaaataactattttttaagttttcaatttctagatatgcatcattttcattttgacaGTTATATAGGCTATTAAAATATgccaattgatattattatttataaacttgAATTTACgtatgtcatatatataagtgaatttgtatattttatttgtaatttattatcaataatgttttctaaatattacaaattcaattgcaaaaaccataaaatttataacattcgaaagtctaatcttatttttataaaattgtatcaattcctaattttcaaaaatttaaaaaattaaaaaatatatttattattaatttatagataaattaatatcactagaaattaataaaatattatattccaacattattaatttatagaggtttacCGTATATGCATATACATAACAAACTTGTATCATGTCTAATgtacatttgtatatatatgtatatatatgatccaACTCGCGAtgttaaatgtttgtttttcatgttgtaCACACATGCATATTCATCATTAGATTCATATATGTTTCGAGATTAGCGGCATTAGCGCCTCTAGGTGCTCTTACATGAACAGTAAACTTGAttgcaaaaatcaaaatattataatggtATATATGTTTGAATGATGAGAATAATGAATATACGCTTAAAGATTATAACGATATCTAGTACTATCCATCAGATATCATGATATCCAAATGACTGAATGAGTGGTTAAATATGGGTTTCATAAATCGTATATGTTTTCTCTCCCCTTCAACCGAgtcggttttgtttttttttgtctacaaaatcaatttaattttcgTGTATCTTCTATGATATCTCGTGTGGTTAATGTTAACTTATAGTGtaagaacaaaatattataagacCCACTAGATGTGGCCGAATAACTAGCATGGTAAGATAATTGTAAACAAGTTGTCACAATGTCCATATGAAATAGCTTTGAAATTTATAGGACAATCAGAATTATGGCATTCGAGGGTTTTAGGATAGCCGCATCCTTTCTAATTACGTGTAAAATCATTAAACTTGTGAATTATAATAAGCATTGAAAACGACAGTCAAAGATATATACTTGTAAatcaatttctcttttatttcaacAATTTCTTAATAAAATGTCACTTCTTTacggttttcaaaaaaaaaaaaaaaaaaaaaatgtcacttctttataattatattttttacaatcttttaaaatccacaTGAAACACAAACTCAAATACGTACGTCTCACAACTGGGGAGTCACATATATTTCTCTTTAGTTAATCaatcaaaagatttaaaacttttttgtaaaattaccAAAGCAAAATAGATTGAACAGTCTACTCTCTACCTAGTGTCCTTGAAGTTAGTATTCGGGTATAAAGTACTTCAATCAGACATATGCTGCAACGATCGAAATTATTAATGTACTTTTATCCACCAAACTTTTATGGGAAAAAAGGTAAAGATTAGTAAGGAAATGGAAGAGAGGTCACATGTTGTCACAAGAATAACATAACAACAAAACTTACTTTGGAGCAGTGCCATAACAAGATTTAtcctgtttttctttttcttgaggTTTAAATTCTCTCCAGCACACCTTTCTTTAGATAAGAAAAATTCTCTACACTTCAGTTTtctataaagattttttttgtttgtcaaccgacttttcttattaaaaaaattggtttttaagctcttttttttgtaatcatattCTCTCATTTGATAATGATGCACTTGatgtaacaaaatatttttttaacgaaTCAATATTACattcgttcaaaaaaaaatcaaattatttatatatattccatgTTCTTTCTACTAATAAGTATGCATATGAACCATATTGAACTGAAATGAGTCCAATTGCAAAATTACGTCTCTGGTTAGTAGAATTCAAAAATTGGTtttcgcatatatatatataatggatcAGTGTGTATGATCAAttttaagcatatatatatatatatatatatatatacatataaaatgcTGAGTATTTACcgttaaagaaaaaagatagtGGATATTATTTAATTGCATAAATTAGTACAGCAATTTGTAGATAAAAGTTAAAATCTTGTATTAATATTGTACTTTAGTTTAAATCTTGTAGTAAATTATAAGCTAATGAGTAAAAATGCATATgggttaatatattttatattattttttgtcatattttgGCTGTAGATATTCTTATGGGcatgcatatatatttaatcttagcCAAtatgtcgatttttttttcatctggaTATTTATAGCCCCACTACTACAACAAGTAAGGAGGAAACCAAGCAAGTATGAGAATACcaattatataataatgaaatttgTAACTTTTTGTCATTTTACCTTTGTTTCAAGACTCACTGCCAATAGACGAATTCTTGAAGGACAGATTGTATAAGTAAAACAATAACATCAGGTTTATAGGATTTAGTATTGAATAAACTCGAACAAAAACTTGTCAATGTAGTAAATATGCAAGTTACTTttctatattgttttgttttatcaaataCATGTACTCACAATGTTTGAATTGCTCAAGCTCCACTTGCTATATTCTTAGACTTATTTTTGATGCAATTAAAAAAGACCATTTTTCAACATaaacttaaacaaaatatatgtagctaaataaaaagaaaaggtactAGTAATATCTAACCAGGAGTCATTGAACGTAATGAGGTAAACGTAGGTTTAGCTTTAGCCACAAATTACTTCAAATGATACCAAAAAGGTTCCaatcattttttctctctcacatACACAATCCACTAGACTAGCCCACCATTTTCTCTCACTAcacttttgttttaaattaaaaaattattatttaaatactgGTATTATATTGTAAGTACGACAATATTGTAAGCCATGCATGCTCCTAGTAATAATGATAAAGCCAATTAGCAATAGCTATTTAAATAACATTTGTATTATATTACGGCCGtatgagagagagaataataaTTGTGAGACAGAGAGAATAATAATTGTCATGTCtgtatatccaaaaaaatttctgGCACAAAAATATAGATAAGAAAGTATCAATTTatgctaatatttttttccccaaatatgcttaattagtaaattagaaacaaaagtcTTTAATTAGTAAAAAGCAAATTACTAAAGTCAGTTTTGGAAACACGTGAAAACGTTTCTCCGACCAGAAGACCACAATCAGTTAACAGAGAAACAGCCACGTCATCTATGAAATCTAGTAGAGCCAATGATTAATTGCCACGTCGGCGGATAAGGTGACATTTCCTCGTTTTCTCTTTAAGATCCCAAAAAGATTTTGCCAGGTTTGAAttgataatgataatgatgCTGATGtggtttttacaattttatttagGAAATAATAATCCAAAAGCAGAATCATATCTCTCTACCATTGGTTACTTAGAGCATGAGCATTGGTTGGGACAAAAATTTGGTCcctcaaataaattaatactatttttagagtttcttaatttttgtatgagcattggtgtctcTCACATTTGGTCCTCtgcaaaaaataatattatttttaatatttaaaatttaatatttaaatt from Camelina sativa cultivar DH55 chromosome 2, Cs, whole genome shotgun sequence includes the following:
- the LOC104734043 gene encoding macrophage migration inhibitory factor homolog, with the translated sequence MPTLNLFTNIPVDAVTCSDILKDATKAVAKIIGKPESYVMILLNSGVPIAFAGTEEPAAYGELISIGGLGPGVNGKLSETISEILQIKLSIDSSRFYIKFYDSPRPFFGFNGSTF